The sequence TGGATCAGCCGGTTCAGCAGATACGTACGGTCCTTGCGGCTCTCCGGCACGGAGGGCTGCGCGGCGAAGACGACCGTGTAGGGCCTGCGCCCTTGCTTCGCAGACGGGTCGTGCTTCTCGTACGTGGCACCGCCGAGGAACGGCAGCGCGACCTCGGTCACCGAGGAGGCGTCGGCGCCCACTCCCTCGTACACGGCGGTGAAACGGTCCGCGTCCTGGCGGGAGTTGGCGAGGACCAGGTCCGCGCCGTGCCGCAGCAGCAGCCCGTCGGCGAGCTTCTCGTAGACGACACCGACATAGCCGGTGACGACCACGGGCCGCTCGGTGCTCCCCGTCGCCGCGCGCTCCCGCCACTGGTGGGAGAGCCCGTGCAGCATCGCCTGGACGCCGCCGCCGACGAGGGACAGCACGAGGACGTCGTACGCGGCCTCCTCGCGGGCCATCTCCCGCAGGAACTCGACCGAGGTGACCTCCCGGAGGGAGTCGGCGCGGACGCCGACCTCTTCGAGCTGTCGGGCGGTAGGGGTGGCACGGCCCCTGAGGAGGTAGCCGTCGAGCCTGATGTCCGAATCGGCCGGTGCGATACGGTTCGCGGTGAGCGCGCCCCATTTCCACCGGGTGTCGGAATCGGCGAGGACGGCCACTCGCAGGGACTTCTTGGTACTTGCTGGCACACCGAAGACGCTAGGAAGCGATTCCGATCACCGGCCCAACCGGAATACAACAAAGGGTTAACAGCACACCGCCGAATGGCGAATCGGCCTCGGATCGGCACGCAATAAGACCTGGTTCACCATTCCGCCACGTGTCGTTCACCTGACATCTCACCGGCGGTCAAGACGAATGCCGGGCCGCCGCCTAACGTCACACGGGTGGTCAAGCTCTCCGTCATCGTGCCGTTCTACAACGTGCAGCAATATGCGCCCGACACCCTGAAAAGTCTGCGTGCGAACGCACGCGACGACTTCGAGTTCATTCTCGTCGACGACTGTTCCCGCGACGAGACGCCGGACATCCTCGCGCGCGCGGAGCGCGAGCTCCCGGGCGCGGTGCATGTCAGACACGAGCAGAACGGGGGGCTGGCCACCGCGCGCAACACAGGCATCGACGAGGCGCGTGGCGAGTACCTCACGTTCCTCGACGGGGACGACTGGCTCGCCCCCGGCTACTACGAGCAACTGCTCGCCTCCATAGAGGGGCTGGGCTGCGACTTCGTGCGCACGGACCATGTCCAGTGCACCGCGCGGGCCCGCACCCTCCACCGTGTGCCGCACGGCAGGCGCGGTGTCGTACTGGATCCGCGCGAGGCGATCCTGCCCGCCGACCGCTCCACCTCCGTCGACTACGCGTACGCGTGGGCCGGCATCTACCACCGCCGGCTGGCCGACCGGGGCCTGCTGCACTTCACCGACGGGCTGCGCACGGCCGAGGACCGGCCGTGGATCTGGAAGCTGCACCGGGAGGCGGAATCGTTCGCCACGGTGGGCCTGCTCGGCGTGTTCTACCGGCGCGGTGTCGCCTCGTCACTGACGCAGATCGGTGACGTACGGCAGCTGGATTTCATTCGCGCGTTCGACCAGGTGGTAAGTGAGACGGCACAGGACCGGGACGCGGATAAACTCCTGCCGAAGGCCGTGCGGACCTACTGTGCGATTATTTCCCATCATCTGGGATCCATCGAAAGGTTCGAGCCGCCCGTGGCACGGAAACTGAAGTCGATGAGTGCCGTCGCATTGCGGCGTATGCCGCAGGACGTCCTCGATGACGCCCTCGACTCCATGGACATACAGCGCGCGACGCGACTGCGTCGGCTGCGCCGTCGTCCGGCCGCCGCGGGGGTGTCCGCGTGACGACCCAGATCTTCATGGCGTCGACGCTGTACGGCACGGCGACGCTCGCCGCGGCCGTCGACTCCGGCTGCTTCCGGCCCGCGGACCGCCGCATCCTGCTCGTCTCCAACAACTCGGCGACGCCCGAGACGACACCCGGCGTCGACGAGATGCCCGGCTTCACGCAACTGCGCGGCCGGTTCGACGACGTGATCTCGTGGAACGAGACCATCTCTCCCTTCCACCCCGGCGGTTGGGCCCCGCGGCTCGACGACGTACCCCTGTGGGAGCGGCATCTGCGGCTCGCCTGGGGGCTCGGTGACGACGACGTGGAACTGACCGTCGAGTCGATCCAGGTGAACCCCGCGCTCGGCCTCACCCAGATCTTCACCGGCGCCCCCGTCACCGTCTACGCCGACGGCCTGATGAGCTACGGCCCGACCCGCAGCAAGATCGACCCGCTGGTCGGCACCCGGATCGACCGGCTCCTCCACCTCGACCTGGTGCCGGGCCTGACTCCGCTGCTGCTCACGGAGTTCGGCGTCGAGCCGGAGATCGTGCCGACCACGACCTTCACCGACGTCCTCACCGAACTCGTCAAGACCGGCGACGACCTGCCGGCCATCGACGAACCGGCCCTGCTGCTCGGCCAGTACCTCTCCGCCCTCGGCATCCTCACCGCAGAGGAGGAGGAGGACCTGCACGTACGGATGCTCAAGGGCGCCGTCGAACTCGGCCACGAGCGGCTGGTGTTCAAGCCGCACCCCAGCGCGCCGGCCCGCTGGTCGCGCGCCCTGGAGAAGGAGGCCGAGCGGATCGGCGCCGACCTCACCGTGCTCGACACCCCGGTCCTCGCCGAGGTGCTCTACCAGCGGATGCGCCCCGCGCTGGTCGTCGGCTGCTTCTCCACCGCACTGCTCACCGCCTCCGCGCTGTACGGCCTCCCGGTCGCCCGCATCGGCACCGGCCCGCTCCTCGAACGCCTCACCCCGTACGAGAACAGCAACCGCGTCCCCGTCACGATCGTGGACGCCCTGCTCCCGGAGCTGACGGACCGCGCGGCGGTCCTTGAGCAGCGCGAGGGCATGACCGCCGACGAACTGTCCGAACTCGTAAGAGCTGTGGGCTTCGCCATGCAGCCCAAGATCTACCCGGACACCCGGCCGGACGCCGAGCAGTACCTGACGCGGCGTCTGAACACCCACACCTGGCGTTACTTCAAGCGGCGACGCCTCACCTCACTGGGACTGCCCGGCGCGGTGCCGGCCCAGCTCGCCTTCATTCCGCGCAACGCGACCGTACGACGTGTGGCCAAGCGCGCCCGATCCCTGAAGAGGGCAACGCTGGGATGAGCACCATCAATTCGTCGCCCGCCCCGACGGCCGCTCCCGCGGCCGAGGCGGGCGACAGCACCGCTGTCCCGCCCCGGATAGTTCCCCGCAAGCACGCGCCGCGGCTGCGCGCGCTCGACGGGCTCCGGCTGATCGCCGCGCTGATGGTCGCCGCGTACCACTACGGCGGCCGGGACGGCGAGGTGAGCGAGGCCTGGGGCACCTCGCCGCAGCTCCAGTTCCCCACGCTGCACACGTGGTTCGCGTACGGCTGCCTGGGCGTGCAGGTCTTCTTCGTGATCAGCGGCTTCGTGATCTGCATGAGCGGCTGGGGGAGGACCCTGCGCTCGTTCTTCGCCTCGCGGGTCTCCCGGCTGATGCCGGCGTACTGGGCGGCGGTCGTCCTCGTCACGGCCGTCTTCGCCCTTCCCGCGGTCGCGTACCACGCCGTCTCCCCCAGCGACGCGCTGGTGAACATGACGCTCCTGCAGCAACCGCTGGGCGCCGACCGGGTGCTCGGCGTCTGCTGGACGCTCTGGGCGGAGGTCCGCTTCTACGCGCTGTTCGCGCTCTGTGTGGTCCTGCCGGGTGCGACGCGGCAGCGCGTCATCCTGTTCTGCGCGAGCTGGACCCTCGCCGCGGCGATCGCCCAGGAGGCGCGGCAGCCGCTGCTCGACCTGATCCTGATGCCCGAGTACGCGCCGTTCTTCATCGGCGGCATCGGCCTCTACCTCGTCCACCGCGACCGGCGCGACGCGTACGCCTGGGGCATCGTGGGCGTCAGCTGGCTGATCGGCCAGCACTACGCGGTGGCGACGCTGTGGCACGCGCCCGATCCGGACTTCTTCTCGAACCGGACCTCGACCGGGATCGTCCTCGTCGTCACCCTCGGCTTCCTGGCGGTCGCCGCGGTGGCGCTGGGCTGGCTGAGCCGGGCGAACTGGCCCTGGCTGACGGTGGCCGGGGCGCTGACGTACCCGTTCTACCTGGTCCACGAGCACCTGGGCTGGGTCGCCATCAAGGCCTACCACCAGAGCCTGGGCCTCCCGTCGTACGCGACCGCGGCGCTGACGGTCGTGACGATGCTGACCCTGGCGTGGCTGCTGAACCGCTACGTCGAGGACCGGTTGACGCCGCGGCTGCGCTCGGCACTGTCGAAACCGCGCTGAACGTCCGCGAGGATCTCGCCGAGCGCGTCGCCGGCCTCGTCGATGAGGTCGGCGAGTTCGGACATCCGGCGGGCGAGTTCGGCCCGGGCGGCGGGGTCTGGGACGAAGTCGACGAGCGCCGGGGCCGACTCGTCCGGGTCAGTCGGTTCCACGGCGTGCCTCGATCCCGGCCAGCAGCAGCATGAGCCCCTCCTCGAATCCCTCGTCGTACCCCTCGAAGATGGCTGAGCCCGCGGCGGCCGACAGGGGGTGGTCGGCGAGCATCTCGGCCCGCGCGTCCACGTCGTACCCCTCGCGGCGCTCGCCCGGCAGGGGATACACGCCCTGCTCCTCGGTGACGAAGCCCAGCGTGTACAGGTACGCGGTGGTGAAGGCGCGTACCGCCTGCCGGAGGGTGAACCCGGCGTCCACGAGGGCCCGCAGGTTCTCCTCCATCTGGGCGGCGTGCTCGGTGCCGGTGAAGCGGGAACCGCTGAAGACCTTGGCCCCGTCGCGATAGCTCAGCAGCGCCGCGCGCAGACCGCGGTTGGCCATCAGGAGCCGCTCGCGCCAGTCCGTGTCCGGCGGGATCGAGGTACCGGCGATCATCCGCCGGTACATCTGCGTCGCCATCTCGTCCAGCAGCGCCTGCTTGTCCTTGAAGTGCCAGTAGAGGGCGGGCGCCTTGACGTCCAGCTCCTTGGCGATGACCCGGAGGCTGAGGCCGTTGAGCCCGACCTCGTTCAGCAGACGCAGCGCCGTGTCGGCCACCAGTGTTCGGTCGATCTTCCCTACAGCCACGGTCGCACCCTATCCGGAGGCCCCCCCTTGACAGCTTAACGGCGTTAAGCGCATCCTCGACCCATGGAACTTAACGACGTTAAGGAGATGCCCGCCGTGAATGCTGTCGTGGACACTGCCGTGAACTCTGTCGTGGACACCGCCGCCGTACCGGCCGAGACCGATGTGCTGATCGTGGGCGCCGGGCCCACCGGACTGGCCCTCGCGCTCGACCTCGCCCGGCGCGGCGTGCGCGCCCTCGTCGTCGAGCGGTCCGCCACCCTCTTCCCGGGCTCGCGGGGCAAGGGGATCCAGCCACGCACGCAGGAGGTCTTCGACGACTTCGGCGTGCTGGACGCGCTCCGGGCGGGGGGCGGCACGTACCCCGTCGGGATGATCTGGAAGGACGGCAGGCGGCAGGGCGAGCACCGCATGTTCGACGAGGTGGAGGCGACGGAGGCCGAGCCGTACGCGGGCTTCGCGCTGATGGTGCCGCAGTGGCGGACGCAGGAGATCCTGTTCGCGCGGCTGGCCGAGCTGGGCGGCGGCGTCGCCTTCGGCCGGGAGCTGGCGGGCCTCGCCCAGGACGCCGACGGCGTGACGGCGAGCTTCACGTCCGGCACCCCGGTGCGCGCCCGCTATGCCGTCGCCGCGGACGGCGGCCGGTCCGTCGTACGGCGCGCGCTGGGCATCGGCATGACCGGCGAGACCGTGGACCCGGCTCCGGCACTGGTCGCGGACATCCGCGTCACCGGCCTCGACCGCGACAACTGGCACTTCTTCCCGCCCACCGACACCACCGACGACGAGGGCGGCGGCAAGGGTGCCGGCAGGAACGGCCGGGGGCTCCAGGGCGGCTTCCTGGGGATCTGCCCCCTGCCCCACACCGAGGACTTCCAGCTGGCGGCCGGCTTCGCGGACCCGTCCGCCGAACCGGACCTGTCCCTCGACGGCATCCGCAAGCTGGTCGCCACCCGGACGCACCTGTCCGCGGACGACGTGACCGAGGTCCGCTGGGCCTCCGACTTCCGGCCGCGTGCCGCGATGGCGGACCGGTTCCGGGACGGGCGGGTCTTCCTGGCGGGCGACGCGGCGCACGTCCACTCGCCCGCGGGCGGCCAGGGCCTCAACACCAGCGTCCAGGACGCCTACAACCTGGGCTGGAAGCTCGCGGCCGTGCTGCGGGGGTCCGCTCCGGCCGCCCTCCTCGACTCGTACGAGGCGGAGCGGATGCCCGTCGCCGCGCAGATGCTGGGCCTGTCCACCGGTGTCCACCGCGGCGAGGTGCGGCGCGGTGCGGCCACCCAGCAACTCGGCCTCGGCTACCGGGACTCGGCGCTCGCGGTGGAGACCCGCCCGGACCTGCCCGAGGGGGCCCTGCGCGCGGGCGACCGCGCACCGGACGGCACCCGGGCCGGGATCCGCCTCTTCGACGCCTTCCGGGGCCCGCACTGGACACTGCTCACGGTCGGCACGGACACCGAGGTGCCGGACCTCCCCGGCACCCGCACGGTCCGCTTCCCCGCCTACGAGGCGTACGGGACCGGGGTGTTCCTCGTCCGCCCCGACGGTTACGTGGGCTGGGCGGGCGAGTCGGCGCGGGGCCTCGCGGAGTACGCGGCGCTCGTGGGCGTCAGCGCCCAGGCCCCGTCCTGAGCGGACCTGCCCCGAACGGACCCGTCCTAGACGGAGCCGGCGAGGGACAGCTTGACGGCGAAGCCCAGGAAGAGGGCGCCGGCGGCGGAGGTGGCCCCCGCGGACAGCCTCCTGCGCCGCCGGAAGGCGGCGGCGAGCTTCGTCCCGCCGAATATCAGCGCGCTGAGGTACAGGAAGCTCGCCACCTGGGCGAAGGCACCGAGCACGACGAAGGAGACGGCCGGATACGCGTAGCCCGGGTCCACGAACTGCACGAAGAAGGCCACGAAGAACAGGATCGCCTTCGGGTTGAACAGACTGATGACGAGTGCCCGCCGGAAGGGCCGCTCCTCGACGGCCGGCGGGGCTGCCTCCTCGGCTTCGCCCCGCTCCCGCCGGGTCCGCCACATCTCCCACGCGGCCCGCAGCATCCCGAAGGCCAGCCAGGTCAGATATCCGGCGCCCGCGTACTTCACGATCCCGAACACCAGGGCGTTGGTCTGCAGCAGGGACGCGACACCGGCCGCGGACAGCGTCATCAGCACCGCGTCACCGCACCAGACCCCGGCGGAGGCCTGATAGCCGGTCCTGACGCCCCGTCGCGCGGCGACGGACAGCACGTAGAGCGAGTTCGGCCCCGGCAACAGGACGATCAGCACGAGACCCACGAGATAGGTGGGGAGATCCGTTACGCCAAGCATGAAAGGCAGTGTCGCATCCGGGTATGACACCGCACGATGGGGTTCTGCCGGATGAGACAGCCGCTCGGATGTCGCCGCGGCACATCGGACCGGGACGAGGACCGGATCGATGGGCGGCGCGATGAGCAGCGGGGGGTTCACATGCGTACATCAGGTGTGTTGCGTTCGTCAGGTGTGTGGAGATCAGCCGCGGCGGCGACGGTGCTGGCGGCACTCGTCGCGGTGAGCGGGTGCACCATCCAGCCGGCCGGCCCACCGGGCACGTCACCGGCCGCCACGCCGCCGTCCGCCGGTGCGTCGTCACCGGCCGGCCGCTCCCCCGGCGACGCCAAGCCGCCGAGTTCCGCCGGGCAGCCCGCGTCCGAGGTCCTGTGGTCGCCGGGCGACCGGGGCAAAGACGTACGGGAGTTGCAGGCCCGGCTGCGCGAGGTCCTGTGGCTCTACGAGGGGCCGACGGGGACGTACGACGCCTCGACGGTCTACGCCGTCAAGGGTTTCCAGGGCAAGCGCGGCCTGCCGAGGACCGGCACCACGGACTCGGTGACCTGGCAGCGGCTGCTGGGGATGACGCACGAACCGGGCAAGTGGGATCTGTACGCGTCCGGCGGCCAGCCGGCCGCGAAGCCGGACCCGCGCTGTATGACGGGCCGGGTGCTGTGCATCAGCAAGACCAGCCGCACCCTGCGCTGGATGATCGACGGCCGGACGGTCTCGACGATGGCGGTGCGCTTCGGCACGGAGTACACACCCACCCGAGAAGGTGTCTTCAACGTCTACTTCAAGTCGCGCCATCATGTGTCGACGCTCTACGACTCGCCCATGCCGTACGCGATGTTCTTCAGTGGCGGCCAGGCGGTCCACTACTCCGCGGACTTCGCGGGGACGGGCTACTACGGGGGCTCGCACGGCTGTGTGAACGTACGGGACGAGGGGAAGATCGCGGCGCTGTTCTCGCAGGTGAGGAACGGCGACAAGGTCGTCGTCTACTGGTGAGGGACCCGCGGCGGAGAAGGTGTGCGGGCGCGGGCGGGACCGGGGGAACGTGTCCCGCCCGCGCCTCTGTGCACTGAGCCGTGAGTACGGGGGGAACCCCGGCTCGTGCGACAGCCGATGACCAGTCGGCTCGCTTATTACTGCGTCGGGACGGCTGAAAATGTCACACCGGGACGACAAAAGCGTGTAGACGGAACGAAAGCGCAGGTCAGGAGCGGGAAGCCACCGGCGAGGTCACCCCGGGGCCGCCCGAAGGCCGCCCGACAGATCAGGGAGAGAGCACCCGGGAGGGCACCGAGGCCAGGGGCTCGTCGAGGGTGCTGATCCGCGGGGCCGGGGCCGCCGCGTCGTCCTCGCTCCGGAACGTGCCTGTGTGGCCGCGGTCGTCCCCGCCGTGGCCGCCGCCGTCACCACCATCGCCGCCGCCGTAGTCGCCGCCGCGGTCGTCCCCGTTCCCGTTGCCGCTGCCGCCCTTGCCCGCGTCTCCGCGTCCGGACCTGGGGTCGCTCCAGTCGTCGCCGGAGTCGTGGCGGTTCCGGTCCTTCAGGATGGCCCTGCAGTACTTCTGCACCTGCTCGGCGCCCCGGGCCGCGTCCTCCAGGGTGCGTCTGCGCCCGGCGTCGAGCTCCTTGCCGTCACGGTAGTCACGGCAGGCGGAGGCGATCTTGGCCCACCGCGTGCCCGGCCGGTCCTCCCGCCGGGTCTCGTCGGAGTCGGGCTGCGCGCCGGTACCCGTGTTCCCGTGTGCCTCGCCGCTCGGGGCGGAGCTCTCGCCGGTCGGCGCGCCGGCGCTGCCCTCGGGCCGCGGATCGTCGCCGCCGCGGGTCTCCCCGGGGGACGGCGTGACGAGCGGGCGGTCCGGGGTGACGGCGGCCGTCGCGGAGGCGCCGGGTTCCGGTTCGCCGCCGCCGAAGGCCAGGACACCGGCGGTGGCGGCCACGGCGACTCCGCCGATCATCCCCGCGGCCAGCGCGGCGGCGAATCCGTAGCGCACCGGGCGGCCCCACAGGGAGGGGGCGCGGCGGTCCGTGTCGGAACGGCGGATCTGGACGAGCCCCGCGTCCAGGAAGTCCGGGGAGGCTCTCTGGGACGGGAAGGGCGCGGAGGAACGCGTACGGGCGGCCCCGGCGAGGGCCGCCTCCTCGCTCCGGCCGGAGCGCGCCGTGCGGAACGCGGCCAACGCGGCGTCCTCGCCCGGGAGTTCAGCACTGTTCGGCGCGGTTTCGGCACTGAGCGCGCCCAGGGAGCCGAGTGCCTCGGCGAGCCGGTCGGCCTGGCCGCGGATGTCGGCGTCGACGGCTTCGAGCGGCTCTCCGCGCAGCAGTCGTTCCGCCGCGTCGCGGTCCAGCCACCGGCCAGGGGGCCTGGGGTTCTCCCCCGGGAAGACACAGCGCTCGTCGCCCATCACATGTCCTTCTGCGTCCGCGAAGGCGTATGCGTCACACCGGCGGACGTCACCGCGCGGGTACGCGGCTCTGTGTGCGGGGGTCTCTGCTGGGGTACGGAGGCCAGGGAGCCCACAGATTCCGGATCGGCCGTCTCCGGATCCGCGCCGAGCAGTTCCGCGAGGCGTTTCAGCCCGCGGTGCGCCGCCGTGCGGACGGCGCCGGGCCGTTTGCCGAGGGTGTCCGCGGCGGTCTTGGCGTCGAGGCCGACGACGACGCGCAGCACGACGGCTTCCGCCTGGTCCTGCGGGAGCTGGGCGATGAGGGAGAGGGTGTGGCCCGTGGCGAGCGCCTCGATGGCCTCGCCCGCGGTGTCGGACTCGGCCGCCCTGCCGGTGAGTTCGCTCTCGTCGCCGCCCGTCGCGGGGCGCCGGCCGCGCATGCGTATGTGGTCGAGTGCGCGGTTGCGGGCTATCCGGGCCGCCCAGCCGCGGAACCGGTCGGCGTCCCCGCTGAACCGTTCCAGGTCCCGGGCGATCTGCAGCCAGGCCTCGGACGTCACGTCCTCGGCGTCCGGGTCACCGACCAGCGTCCGCACATACCCCAGAAGCCGTGGATGCACGGCTCGGTACACAGTCCGGAACGCGGTCTCGTCCCCGTACTGTGCGGCAAGCACCGCGGCGGTCAGCTCCGCGTCGTCCCCCAGCACCGCGCCCCTTATTGCGCCCAGCCGGCACCGCTCTCGCGGACCGGGTTCTCTCCGTCGTGGTCTCTCGGTTGATGGTTGCGGTCCTGCCCCGCATCCGGCGCGAAATGCACGTTACGGCTTGAAACCAGGGCGCGTCCATGTCCGTACAACTTGCAACTAACTCGTTGCGGCGTGGGGTGTGACACAAAACGCACCGTCGGCGCTGAGGAGAGTACGGGCCGCCGCGCGGCCCGTGCCGCGCGACGGCCGGGGCCTCTCCTGTGGGGGGTGGCGGCCCCGGCCGTTGCCATCGGCGGAGCGGGCGGCCCCAGGTCTCAACCGCTCCCGCTCTTCGCACTCTTCGCGTTTTTCGCGGCCTTTGTGGCCTTTGCCGCCTTCGGAGTTTTCGTGGTGCCGCCGCCCGGCGTATTCGACGGCTCGGCCGATTTGCTCGCCTCGGGTTTCTTCGTCTTCTCGGCTTCTCCGGCGCCCTTGCCGTTGTTCTTCTTCTGCTTCTGCTGCTTCGTGTTCTGCTTCTGCTTCGCGCCGGTCAACCGCGCCTCGCAGTACGCCGCCACCTCGTCCTCGCCGCCCGCGGCCCGGATCAGCCGCTGCCAGGCGACCGAGTCGAGGGCCTTGCCCCGCTTCTTCACGGAGTCGTACGCGCGGCAGTGGGCCTCGGTGTCCTGAGCGGTGGAAGGGCCGTCGGTCGGTCCCGGCCCGGACGGACCGGGCATGCCCGCGCCGGCACCACTGCCGGCGTCGGCCGCGGCGCTGCTCGACGGGCGGTTCCCGTCCCGCTCGCCGCCCTCACCGCGCTCGCCCGCGCCCGAGCCGATGGCCGCGACCGCCACCCCGCCGAGCGTCACGCTCGCCGCCAGCGCGACCAGCGTCGCCCGCGGCGACCAGCCGCGCCGCCGCTCGCCCGCGGGCCGCCAGTCGTCCCGCCGCCGGGTGCGCGCCGCCCCGTGCGCCCCCTCGTCCCGTGCGTCCCGGAACGCGGCGAGGGCCCGCTTCTCGGCCTCGGCGTCCGCCTCCTCGCCCCGTACGGCGGCGGCGAGCAGGGCACCGAGGTCCGGGCGGTCGCTGCCGCCCTCCCGTTCACCCATGTCCGAATCCACGAATCCACCCTCGCCGCCCGGGGACCGGTTGCCGTTCATCCCGACTCCCCCAGCGTCCGGGGCCCGTCTTCCGTCACACCCTCGGCGTCGAGCCGGTGGCCCAGCCGCTTCAGGCCCCGGTACGCGGCGGTACGTACCGCGCCGGGGCGTTTGCCGAGGACCCGCCCGGCCGCGGGGCCGTCGAGACCGACGACGACCCGCAGCAGTACGGCCTCGGCCTGGTCGCGCGGCAGGGTCGACAGGAGTTCGAGGGCGTACTGCGTGCCGAGGGACTCCAGGGCCTGGTCGTCCGTGCTCTGCGCGGCGGGCAGGTCGAGCATGTCGTGTTCGAGTTCGGACGCCCGCGGCCGTACCTTCTGCCGCCTCAGATGATCGAGTGCCCGGTGCCGGGCGATGGTCGCGGTCCAGCCGCGGAACCCCGCCCCGTCCCCGCGGAACCGCCCCAGATCCCGGGCGATCTCCAGCCACGCTTCCGAGGCCACGTCCTCCGCCTCGCCGCCGACCAGGCCCCGCAGATACCCGAGCAGTCCGGGCTGCACGATCCGGTACGCGACCGCGAAGGCGTCCTCGTCCCCCTGCTGGGCCCGCGCGACGGCCACGCCCAGGTCCCCGTCGGACGACCGCACGCCGCGGGACTCCCCTCCCTGGCCCAACACTGCCCCGTTCGCACCGGGTTCGCACCACGCGGTACGGACCACTGTGCTCGCACACCCTCAAGGTCATCTGCGCCGGACGACGCGGAAACGTCACAGCTCGCCGGTCGCGCCGCCCGTTCCAGCACACCCGGGGAGTCCGGCCCTGGACCGCCCGTGCAGCTGCAGATAGAACGTGCGCAGGGACTCCCGCTCCCCCGCCTCGAACCGCTTCACGACCTTGCCCAGCGGGTTCCACACCCGCCCGTCGGGCATCCGTATGCCCACCGGCTGGCCGAACAACTCCCGCTGCCCCTGATCGAACTCGACCCACGCGGCACCGGCCCGCCGCACCAGCACCTCCCCGGCGTACACACCGAGCCCGAACAGCACCCGCCCCACCGCGGCATGGTCCCGGCCGCTCCCGCGCAGCCCGTCGACGATGAAGTCGACGACGCGCAGGCTCGCCACCGAGTAGTCCAGCGGCAGCCGACTGCGGGCCGTGACGTCGCGTACGAACCCCGCCGCGTGCTGCCGCATGCGCACGTCGGCCGACAGCCGCCGGGCCGGGCGCGCGGGCTCTTCCGACTCCGCACTCGTCCCCTTCACCGCTCGCGCTCCCTCACTCGCTCACGTCCGGGCCGCCAGAGCCACGGCCGGTCCGCAACACCAAGCGGGTCGGGCGCCTCGAACATCACACACCCTCGAAGTGATATAGGTCACGCGGCAATTCACCGGAACCCGTACAACCATCCACCTCTCCCAGGCGTCTTGCCGCGCCTGCAGTGACGTACCACACACCCTTGTTGGGTGATGTTCACTCCGGAGTTGGCGCTGAATTAAGAAGCCACCCTTGTGACGGGTGGGTTTTTTGTGCTGCTTT is a genomic window of Streptomyces sp. NBC_00414 containing:
- a CDS encoding glycosyltransferase family 2 protein, coding for MVKLSVIVPFYNVQQYAPDTLKSLRANARDDFEFILVDDCSRDETPDILARAERELPGAVHVRHEQNGGLATARNTGIDEARGEYLTFLDGDDWLAPGYYEQLLASIEGLGCDFVRTDHVQCTARARTLHRVPHGRRGVVLDPREAILPADRSTSVDYAYAWAGIYHRRLADRGLLHFTDGLRTAEDRPWIWKLHREAESFATVGLLGVFYRRGVASSLTQIGDVRQLDFIRAFDQVVSETAQDRDADKLLPKAVRTYCAIISHHLGSIERFEPPVARKLKSMSAVALRRMPQDVLDDALDSMDIQRATRLRRLRRRPAAAGVSA
- a CDS encoding alpha-2,8-polysialyltransferase family protein, with the protein product MTTQIFMASTLYGTATLAAAVDSGCFRPADRRILLVSNNSATPETTPGVDEMPGFTQLRGRFDDVISWNETISPFHPGGWAPRLDDVPLWERHLRLAWGLGDDDVELTVESIQVNPALGLTQIFTGAPVTVYADGLMSYGPTRSKIDPLVGTRIDRLLHLDLVPGLTPLLLTEFGVEPEIVPTTTFTDVLTELVKTGDDLPAIDEPALLLGQYLSALGILTAEEEEDLHVRMLKGAVELGHERLVFKPHPSAPARWSRALEKEAERIGADLTVLDTPVLAEVLYQRMRPALVVGCFSTALLTASALYGLPVARIGTGPLLERLTPYENSNRVPVTIVDALLPELTDRAAVLEQREGMTADELSELVRAVGFAMQPKIYPDTRPDAEQYLTRRLNTHTWRYFKRRRLTSLGLPGAVPAQLAFIPRNATVRRVAKRARSLKRATLG
- a CDS encoding acyltransferase family protein is translated as MSTINSSPAPTAAPAAEAGDSTAVPPRIVPRKHAPRLRALDGLRLIAALMVAAYHYGGRDGEVSEAWGTSPQLQFPTLHTWFAYGCLGVQVFFVISGFVICMSGWGRTLRSFFASRVSRLMPAYWAAVVLVTAVFALPAVAYHAVSPSDALVNMTLLQQPLGADRVLGVCWTLWAEVRFYALFALCVVLPGATRQRVILFCASWTLAAAIAQEARQPLLDLILMPEYAPFFIGGIGLYLVHRDRRDAYAWGIVGVSWLIGQHYAVATLWHAPDPDFFSNRTSTGIVLVVTLGFLAVAAVALGWLSRANWPWLTVAGALTYPFYLVHEHLGWVAIKAYHQSLGLPSYATAALTVVTMLTLAWLLNRYVEDRLTPRLRSALSKPR
- a CDS encoding TetR/AcrR family transcriptional regulator, whose product is MAVGKIDRTLVADTALRLLNEVGLNGLSLRVIAKELDVKAPALYWHFKDKQALLDEMATQMYRRMIAGTSIPPDTDWRERLLMANRGLRAALLSYRDGAKVFSGSRFTGTEHAAQMEENLRALVDAGFTLRQAVRAFTTAYLYTLGFVTEEQGVYPLPGERREGYDVDARAEMLADHPLSAAAGSAIFEGYDEGFEEGLMLLLAGIEARRGTD
- a CDS encoding FAD-dependent oxidoreductase, producing the protein MELNDVKEMPAVNAVVDTAVNSVVDTAAVPAETDVLIVGAGPTGLALALDLARRGVRALVVERSATLFPGSRGKGIQPRTQEVFDDFGVLDALRAGGGTYPVGMIWKDGRRQGEHRMFDEVEATEAEPYAGFALMVPQWRTQEILFARLAELGGGVAFGRELAGLAQDADGVTASFTSGTPVRARYAVAADGGRSVVRRALGIGMTGETVDPAPALVADIRVTGLDRDNWHFFPPTDTTDDEGGGKGAGRNGRGLQGGFLGICPLPHTEDFQLAAGFADPSAEPDLSLDGIRKLVATRTHLSADDVTEVRWASDFRPRAAMADRFRDGRVFLAGDAAHVHSPAGGQGLNTSVQDAYNLGWKLAAVLRGSAPAALLDSYEAERMPVAAQMLGLSTGVHRGEVRRGAATQQLGLGYRDSALAVETRPDLPEGALRAGDRAPDGTRAGIRLFDAFRGPHWTLLTVGTDTEVPDLPGTRTVRFPAYEAYGTGVFLVRPDGYVGWAGESARGLAEYAALVGVSAQAPS
- the leuE gene encoding leucine efflux protein LeuE, whose protein sequence is MLGVTDLPTYLVGLVLIVLLPGPNSLYVLSVAARRGVRTGYQASAGVWCGDAVLMTLSAAGVASLLQTNALVFGIVKYAGAGYLTWLAFGMLRAAWEMWRTRRERGEAEEAAPPAVEERPFRRALVISLFNPKAILFFVAFFVQFVDPGYAYPAVSFVVLGAFAQVASFLYLSALIFGGTKLAAAFRRRRRLSAGATSAAGALFLGFAVKLSLAGSV
- a CDS encoding L,D-transpeptidase family protein, giving the protein MRTSGVLRSSGVWRSAAAATVLAALVAVSGCTIQPAGPPGTSPAATPPSAGASSPAGRSPGDAKPPSSAGQPASEVLWSPGDRGKDVRELQARLREVLWLYEGPTGTYDASTVYAVKGFQGKRGLPRTGTTDSVTWQRLLGMTHEPGKWDLYASGGQPAAKPDPRCMTGRVLCISKTSRTLRWMIDGRTVSTMAVRFGTEYTPTREGVFNVYFKSRHHVSTLYDSPMPYAMFFSGGQAVHYSADFAGTGYYGGSHGCVNVRDEGKIAALFSQVRNGDKVVVYW